The following is a genomic window from Meriones unguiculatus strain TT.TT164.6M chromosome 7, Bangor_MerUng_6.1, whole genome shotgun sequence.
AGGCAGCTAGTCCAGGCACCGAGGCAACAGCTGATACCTGCAGTCATGGGCGCTCAGAGCTGCTGTGGACTCAGGGCAAAGGCTGTTGATCTGAGAATATGGTAAAGTGTCTCTCCGTCCTGTGTTCCCCTGAACCCATGGGCCTCTCTGATATAATATCCAATAAGGTCTGCTCTCaaagtaggagaggagggttggaAGCCCGTAACTctcctgttgtttgttttcttttgtttgttgttttgttttgttttgttttagggaaGGGACCCTTTCCTGGGATCATGGACCTTTTCGGAATTGGACGTGGCCTCCTGGAGTATCGGGCCAGTCTGCTGGCTGGGAAGGGCTTTGCCGTGATGGCTCTGGCTTATTATAACTATGACGACCTCCCCAAGGACATGGACGTGATCCACCTGGAGTATTTCGAGGAAGCTGTGAACTACCTGCTCAGTCACCCTCAGGTTAGCTGTTGTTTTTGCCTTTGGTTTAGGAGCTATGTTCCTTAAATAGCCACCCACCAAGGTAAGATAGTCAGCTCACTGGCTGAGCCGTTGGGAATAATCACATGTTCTTCTCCCAGCCAGGAGGAGAAGTCCATTTCTGAACTGAGGGTATCTTAGGCACTGATGAGAACAGGCGCTCTGGTGACTGAATGCCTCACCTAGAAGCCAGGTGTTGGGGTGTGTCTGGAAAGGGGCTTGCCTGGGACACCTACACAGTCAGCATACAGAATAGGAACCTGGACTGGAGGTGGGCTCAGGCATTAAAATCACTGGCTGAGCTTCCACAGCACCAAAGTGGGGTCACCAGCACCCAAGTCAAGTAGCTTAtcactatctgtaactccagctccagggaatagGAGTAGAgctgtgcgcacacacacacacacgcacacgcacttAAAAATCCATCTTTACTCAGGCATACTAGAGGAGTGCTAGGGCCCCCTGGAGACATCATTGCTTGGGGTTGGGTCTGTCTCCTACCCCTGGTTGTGTTCTGAGCACTGAATGACTCACATTGTAAAGTCCATGCAGTGGGGCCTTCCATTACCTGATCTCATTCACTTGGCAAACAGCAGAGGACTTAGGCCTGGCTGGATACAAATGAGGAAGACAAAGTCAGGTCCATATGAGCTGAGCATGTAGTGTAGGGGGTGAGggcaatggagaaaagaaaatcacattcAGTGAGAACAAGGAAACTTCAGAGGCCACTAATGGAGAGCAGCCGAAGTGAGGTTGATGGGAAGAGCCTCGTTTTGCAAGTGTTGAAAGGGTGCCTGTTAGAAGTAACAAAAGTCATTGCCTGGGAGCCTTCAGTGAGAACCCTTGCAGACGCTTTGTCTGGCCCTACAATCACATGAGTGTGTAACCTCATTAGCCTTGTCCCTACTCTCCAAAGCCTGTCAATAGTTCTGAATAGGAATTTTCTTCCAAGTCCAATTCCTCTAAACACTCTTTTTAAACAGCATTTCCTAATGTTAACCagaattgtttttgtttgaaacATCTCCTTCTCCAGATCTAAACATGGATCTTGAACTCATACTTACAACCTGAAGCTGACCTCAGTTTACCATGATGTTTATTGAATGATAATGAATCCATATGAATGTATTGTAAAATCACTGAGGGGCTTTCTGATACCCGCAGTAGCTCCCAGTGATGGCACAGAGACCTACTACATTTATAAATATGCTTTGAGCACTACATCTGGGAAGAGCCTCATCTATTCTAATCTGTCTACACTGGTCTGGAGAATCTCCCATCCATGTGCCTAGTTAGCTGCCCTCTAGTCTCGCCCTGCCTCCTGCTGCTCCCTCTGTATCTACTGCAACTCTCCCATGGCAACCTCCTCATGGCAATCTTCTCCTGGCCACTGTGACCCTCCTCTCCTGGTTGCAAGTCCAGCCTCAACTGTCCTGCTCAGCtataggctgttcagctctttattaaccaatcagagaagATGGAGAACAAGCTTTACACCACAGAAAGCAGGAGCTGCTTCAGTAATGATGACAttgcccagggctggagagatggctcagcagttaggagcactatctgctctcccagaggtccagagtgtaattcccagcaaccacatggtggctctcaaccatcaaTAATGTGACATGATGTCCTATTCTGCCATGAAGGGGCACAtgcaaacagagcactcatatacatacaaaaataaacaaattcaaaacaaaacaaaacaatgacaatGTCCACATCCAGGCTGCAAACGTATCTCTGGGTGCAGGAAGCAGCGTTTGGATACACAGATCACAAAACTGTCCCCCGACAATGTAGTGCCCGCTACTGAATGTACATACATCCCAGGTAAGAAGGAAACCCTTTTCCTGATTGCCAACGTGTTCTCTTTGACACATGCATGCTTAGGAATGTGCCTGTTACTTCTCCTGTGAGCTTCATGGAGACTGTGGGACTTCGAGTTGAGTCCCACTCAGGACATTGATTTGAAGAATCAATATACAAAGTGCTAGGATGGTCCAGAATAAGCTTCAGGCTCAGGACTGCCTTGCATCCATTGGTTGACATCATGAGCTGTCCTGCCCTCTAGGTGTACTcatgctctttcttttcttggtCTCTTTCTTAGGTCAAGGGTCCAGGAATTGGCCTGCTGGGAATTTCCAGAGGGGCTGATTTCTGCCTCTGCATGGCCACTTTCCTGAAAGGCATCACGGCTGCTGTCATAATCAATGGCTCTGTGGCCAATAGTGGCAAAATCTTACGGTACAAGGATCAGACCCTACTCCCTGTGGGTACTGACATTAGTCGGATCAAAGTGACCAAAGAAGGCCTTAAAGATATTGTGGATGTCCTGAATGTCCCTCTGGAAGGGGCAGACCTGAAGAGCATCATCCCCGTGGAGAGGTCAGACACGACCTTCCTGTTCCTCGTTGGTCAGGATGACCACAACTGGAGGAGCGAGTTCTATGCCAGAGAGGCCTCCAAACGCTTACAGGCCCATGGGAAGGAGGAGCCCCAGATCATCTGCTACCCAGACACGGGGCACAACATTGAGCCCCCTTACTTTCCCTGGTGCAAGGCTTCCCTGCATAGTTTCTACAACATTGTTGTCATCTTTGGAGGGGAGCCCCGGGCTCACGCCATGGCCCAAGTGGACGCATGGCAGCAGCTCCAGACTTTTTTCCACAAACATTTGGGTGGTGAAGACAGGACAGTCCCAGCCAAACTGTAATTTTCTTTGAGTGGTGATATTTCTCATCCTTGACCTCTCCTGAAGAGAGCTGCCTCAGTTGgatgtgtttgcatttttttctcctgttaaTAAAGTCTTGAAGTTTTTCCCCACGAAGCTCTTCTGCACTGTGTTCCTTCCTGGACTGAGAAAGGAGTGGCTCTTACTCTCTCATGGTGCCAAAGATGGTGCCCAGGGCCTGTGCTGGTAGGCTagcactctgtcactgagctctcctgttgggagccaaagctatttactgaatccaaagtcaaatagtgagcaaagctcatttagtggagacctaaagctctTTAGTGAAAGAGGTACCTAGGAACCCTAATTCATGGGTAacagatttgtgaggacatccgtctgttAGTTTTATACAGTCCGTGAGATATCTAAAAAAACATctttatggtatcttgcaggtgcaatattcaagccataaAAGCACtgttcctatctcctgcagcagtaactTAGCCTTCCCaatttcctgccttctccctatataagatgggtaaaaatttctaataaacgagtccttgatcagacaaacagacatgaCCTCATTCCTTGTGCCTCTTGTTCTACCTCATTctttccaccaccacccctttagGGACCCCTTGAACTCCCGCTGGTCACGACACTCTCCCACTGTCCCACTGTACtcagagggaagcaaattttAAGAAACTCAGGAGATCCGGGccttgagatggctcagtgggtaagagcagaGGATCTtgtagaggatccaggttcagttcccagcacctgcttcCTAGATAAAGTTACACGTGATGGAAAGCCTTCTCCTGACTTCCAGGCACTCACATATGTACATGCTGGCAAATCACTCCTTACAGAAAAGGAATAAATCTTGACGAAAGAAACTTAAGAGACTGAGAAGCATTGCTGCTCCCTGCCACAGCCAGCAACTGACAATGCTTCAGTAGTCAGTTTGACTCCCCGTGAAATAGTGCAGCTCAAGAACTATTTGCTAGATGACCGTTGGCTATTCAATCTTCTCCTACTGTGCAGGAGAGCATAGGCAGTGGCCCCTCCTGTTTTCGGGTTCCCCGGTTCAGTGTCTACCACCCATGGATTGAACTTATTTGAAAACAGCACTGAATCTCCTCTGAACACACAGGGTCCTTTGCAGGTCATTATTCCTCAAGCCTTAGGTCATCGTGTGGGAGCTATTTGCACAGAGTTTGTGTTACACTGAGGGTCACAAGCACTCTGGAGGTCATCTCAATGTTAGAGAGAAGGTTTTCAGATCACGAGCCAATTCCACATTATTTTATAGCAAGTGTGTGAATCATTGCAGGGTTTGGGTCCAAGAACCAATCCCCCATGAATATCCATAAACAACTGTCATATCTACCTCATTACGATATCAGATTTGAGTTTCTCCTCTTAGAATGGAAGTCTTAACGCCTTAGTTACAGAGTATTTGCTAGTTAGTTATGAActgataaaaaatgtttaaagcaaaTCATATTCAGTTTTATAATATCTCTTCAAATGAACAAGAAATTACACTGGGTTCCTGTTACTACTAGAGACACATAACTTTACTGTTTCAAAAGTTGATAAAGCAGTTCGATTGGGATTATGTAACTTCTGCCAGTGATAGTCatgaaaatatgtaaaaatgaGACCATCTATTATAGTTCAGTAAACCCAAATGTCCCTTTAACCATTAACTGTATCCAAAATAAAGCACCttaatttattgttgttgtgttcTGATTCTTTAATTTTATCTTTGAAAGCAACCaattccatatgtgtgtgtgtgtgtgtgtgtgtatacatacatatatttgtttttcaaTCCTACGGACATGGTGAGTTTGTGGCAGTTTGAACAGGAGAATCCCCCATGGGTCCTGTGTTAAAACTTGGTTGCCAGTGACTTGGCTTCCGGGAATGCTCACATGCCTGGGACCCTGACTGAATCAGTGGACTGGTCCTTTGCTGGCTTTCTGACGTGATGACATTTTCAGGAAGAGAGGATTCTCTGGAGGAAGGGTGTCGGTGGATGTACTCCACTGACAGGCAAAGTTTGTCCTggttcctgctctctctctctctctctctgcttcctaaccaTATAACCATACACTCTTCCCAGGATGCACTTGTCCACAGGCCACGAACCCATGGAGCCAGAGACTACACTGACATCTCTGAAATCAGGTCAAAATTCATGTGCCCTCCTCTGGATTTGTTTGTCTAGGAATTTGACCCTGAAGTGCAAAATGCTCCTGTTCATCAGCACCCCTGTGCTTGTCTCCGAATATTGGCCAGTCTGGAGGCTCATGAGCTCTTGGTTTTATAGGCAAGGAAGTGCACCTTCCAGAGTTTCTGGTGCAGTCAGTGTGGAGGAGGGCTCAGAACCGTCTACCTTCCTCTCTCTATATGTGGCCACTTTCCTTCACACTGTGGTTCTTCATTGTATTCGGTCATGGAGCCATTTGTCCATCAACTTTGGTCATGTCTCACACAGCCCAGTGAATGCACATCTGTGTGCTGAAGTTCACCCCTGCCTTGCTGTGAATTCCCTAGAGCCTGGCCAGATGTTCCACGGGACAGTAGCTGAAGCCATGAAGAAGAGAAGAGCGGCTCTTCTTTCACTCCTGCAAACTTGCTAGAGAATTTCTGGATTTGTGGCAGGTTGCAGGGGGAGGGTGCTAAAAGCCTCTGCCTGTCAAACTTCTCTAAACCAGTGGGTcaggaaacacacctaagcctcacatggaggctcacgtctgtaatcccagcactcaggggcatCACCCGGGAGAGATGTGTAGATGGCAGCCTGTCCCTAACTGCACACAGTCTTTGTTAGGTAGTCTttgtcagtcagtcagtcttgcCTCTGGCCCTGTGGTGGCCTTGTCTCTCAGGCTGCACTTTTCCCTCATTACCTTTGCTCTGTGTAGTGGGGTAGGGTTTGCATACACCAAGGTCGTTGGGTCCTGCCTTCTCCCTGAGTCCTTGTGTGGGTTTTTAGCTTTAAGATTAAGTCAGAGCCAGCAAACCATCAGCAGTGTGCACGTGATGAGCGGTCCTGGGGGCATCTGACCCTCTTCCCAGAATGAAGTTCCAATGCCATCTGTAGCAGAGAAGATGAGTGTCTAGAAAAACCCCATGCAAACCAAGAACTGGACTTTAGTCCTTTGTTTATAGGTATAAAAGACTATTAGGAAAACCAACAGCATGAATctgggggaaaacaaaacaaaacaaaacaaaaccacagactCAAGTATATTCACATGTAATCCAGCGACCACACACAATTTAGAAAATTGTTCTCATTAGCATACTCACTGAGAATACTGTGTATCAacttagaagaaagaaataagacaGTCTTAGAGTTTCTTCTAAAAGTTGGAAAtctatgttttaaaaaatcaaggCATGGACGATTACAAAACCCCCTCGGTTCTGCTTATATTTCCCAGTTCTGAGACACCATGAGGTTCACTTAATTTTAAGCATTGAGGACGAATGAAAACAATGAAAAGGAACTGGCCCAGCAATGATCCTCAGTCATTTGTCCTTAGGCAGGATGTTTCAATAAGCCTGGTCCTGATCTACCAGGACTGTAGCCAGAAGTCATGGGTGCCAGGAGAGTAAAGAAGGAAACAGAGGGCTCCAGAATTAAACATGAGAAACcttcctggggaggcagaggcagaaatgtGTCCTGAGCAGCAACATGGCAGGAAGATGTTTGCATCCAGTCACAGGATCAATGGTTTGTGACCTATGATGGCCAAAGGTGGGCCGTGAGAACTGAAAGTACCCAGGCTTCTTAAAACGAATTAATGTCAGTTGAAAACAATCTGAGCCCCAGTGAAGGTCATGTCATCCTTAGCTGGCTGTCTCAATGACTCTGCTTGTCATAAGGGCTTGGGGTGTGCGACAAAATAACAGGCCGTACAAGACAGCTGTTATAACCAAGGTAAAACAGTAATGTGGAGCCGAATCTCCAGGGTCACAAAGGATGACTTGATACGTATGGAAAATTTTAGAACAAGAGGCTTCACAATGAGATGAAAAAGAGAACTTTACAATCTtccaggtggggctggagagatggctcagaggttaagagcactggctccccTTCccgaggtccagagttcaattcccagcaaacacatggtggctcacaaccatctataatgagatctggtgacctcttctggtgtgcaggtgtacctgcaggcagaacactgtatacataataaataaatatttccctattattattatttacaaattattctctttgtatcccagttgtagccacctccctcatctcctcccagttggaccctccctccctcttcctcccctattcctctccactagtccactgacaggggaagtcctcctcctctactgtctgaccctagcctgtcaggtcccaTGAGAAatgcctacatcctcttcctctgtgggctggctagattgccccaccagggagaagtgatcaaggagcgggcaaccgagttcatgtcagagactgcctctgctcccctttacTCGGGGACCCAAATGGAGATTGTCTATGGGTACATCTGGGTAGGGGGTCTAGGTTTTCTCTAtacatgatctttggttgatgcatcagtctctgcagccccatcctgttccttctttaaaaaaaaaaaaatccaggaggcGGTGAAATATGAGCCCCTCCAGCCTGGACTTCAGAGACTTCAAAACGGTGAGACACAAGTCTCTGTTCTTTATAAGGGATCTAACCTTACATATTTCCCCAGAGCagataaaagacaaacaaacccaAGGGCTTATTTTTCTAGAAAGCTGCTACTGAATCCACACAAGTGCCGGACTTTGCTTCAATTTCATTCCCTGCCAGCCCCCAACACCACGTGGGTGGAATCCTCCGCCCTGGCTCAACCCCAAAGCTACCCTGACCTCCCCCGCCCGCCCTGCAGACAGCAGCCTGGTTGCTGTCCCTGTCTCATCTGAGGTACGTGACCCACGAGTGAGGAACCACAGAGACCCGCCAGGTCCACAGCAGGCCAGGCTGCGCTCCGGACTCGCGTGGCGCTCCCCGCGGCCCCCAGCTCCGCCCCGCAGGCCGGGCATGGAGGCGACGCTGGTGCTGGAGCCCGCGGGCCGCAGCTGCTGGGACGAGCCGCTGGGCATCTCCGTGCGCGGCCTGGCCCCCGGGCAGCCCGTCACGCTGCGCGCGGCCCTGCGCGACGAGAAGGGCGCGCTCTTCCGCGCCCACGCGCGCTACCGCGCCGATGCCCACGGCCAGCTGGACCTGGCGCGCGCGCCCGCGCTGGGCGGCAGCTTCGCGGGGCTCGAGCCCATGGGGCTGCTCTGGGCCATGCAGCCCGACCGGCCTTTCTGGCGCCTGGTCAAGCGCGACGTGCAGACGCCCTTCGTGCTGGAGCTGGACGTGCTGGACGGACACGAGCCCGACGGCGGGCGGCTGCTGGCCAAGGCGGGGCACGAGCGCCACTTCCTGGCTCCCGGGGTGCGGCGCGTGCCCGTGCGCGAGGGCCAGGTGCGCGCCACGCTCTTCCTGCCCCCAGGTGAGCTGCCCTCCCTCCTGGGCTCACAGTCTAGTTTAGTTTCTGGTCCTCAGTAGACTGCTTTCCTGGAAGGACAATCAGATAATCTTCCGTAACCTTGTCCCCTCTCTCCTAGGCGTGTTgatatttgtttgtttcgttttcaagacagagtttctctgtgtagcccttggctgtcctggaacttgctctgtggaccaggctggccaggaactcagagtgctgggattaaagttgtgcaccccCAGCGTCGGGCTTGTCAGTTGCTTGAAATGATAAATTTCTACCAAGTCCCGATCCTTTCAGGCACCGTGAATCCCTCGGCTCTAAACTGAAGACAGCGTACAACTTACATTTATTGAATCCCGCTAAAAGCCAGTCGCGTGGGTACGTTTGAAGTACCAATATAATCAGTTACTGATGCCTGTAGTAAGAGTTACTTTTGCCTCCTAACACATCAAACTTtaaaagagccttgaacttaaaAATGAAGACAGTGCTCCTCATCATTAAAGCGCACATGAATATCCTGACAGCCTCTCCCTCTACCAAAACTACTGATAGTGATTTTTGCTCCTCCACGAAGATATTTGGCAATATCTGCAGAGATttcgtttgcttgtttgtatgACAAAAAATGAAGGCagggaaacaaacacacacacacactttagtcccagcacttgggtggcataggtaggcagatctctgtgtgtttgaggccagcttgatctacaggtGAGCTCCAAACTAGCATAGtgagacaccatctcaaaaaacaaacaaacaaacagacaaaaaaaaaaaaaataccagccaGATGTGGTGccaaacatctgtaactctgtCACTCCCCTGGTGAGAGCCAGAtgcagaaggatcaagagttaCCGGCCACTTTATATAATGTAGTAAGAAAGACCGTGtctccaaataaaaataaataaataaagtacacTGGGTTCTGTTTCACAAATGTCTCCAGCCTACACCCTTGACTTCAAAGACTTCTTCTTGCTGATGGTCAAATCTGAGTTCCCCAAATGTCTTTTGAGCAACTAAAGCGTTTTGTGATGTGATTTTGGTATTCCGCAGGTGAGGACCAGTTCCCTGGGGTCATCGATTTGTTTGGAAGCGGCGGTGGCCTGTGTGAGTACAGAGCCAGCCTTCTGGCTGGCCACGGTTTTGCTGTGCTCGCGCTGGCTTATTTCAGATTTGAAGACCTCCCTGAGTACTTGAGCGATGTGCGCCTGGAGTACTTTGCAGAAGCCTTGGCCTTTATGCTGCGGCATCCACAGGTGGGTTCCTGTGCTGGCCGGAATGCAGAGGAGGGGGGTGGAGTGGACTCACGGACAGAGCCAAAAGCCCTGCCAGGACACTGGGCattagaaagacaaagagagaccCAAGCAGTCCGTCAACACTTGCTAAGATTATTCCTGTTTCTGCCCATATCTCCTATCTCTTAAGATGTAACTGTTTCTTTTTGTAACCACCATAACTCCAAAAGCAGTACACTAAGAAACTGCTAACCTTGACTTCTCCTCCCACAGCTGCCCAAGTACAGGCAATCCCAGAGGACTGCCTTTTCTCACCACTAACATTAATATAAGTTGTTAGTGGGAAAGTTTGACTGAAAGAGTTGTCTTTGTGATCCTTGATGACACCGGTATAAGACCAGTATTTTGGTGATATTAAGGATTCTCATCAATGCTGTCAGTGTGATAAATATtcgtgtgctggctagttttatgtcaacttgacacaagatagagtcatcagagaggagtggtgaaaatg
Proteins encoded in this region:
- the LOC110563088 gene encoding acyl-coenzyme A thioesterase 6-like isoform X2 — its product is MEATLVLEPAGRSCWDEPLGISVRGLAPGQPVTLRAALRDEKGALFRAHARYRADAHGQLDLARAPALGGSFAGLEPMGLLWAMQPDRPFWRLVKRDVQTPFVLELDVLDGHEPDGGRLLAKAGHERHFLAPGVRRVPVREGQVRATLFLPPGEDQFPGVIDLFGSGGGLCEYRASLLAGHGFAVLALAYFRFEDLPEYLSDVRLEYFAEALAFMLRHPQVKGPNIGLLGFSKGGDLCLSMAAFLKDNITATVLINTCVANTIVPLHYKGLFVPDLGCDPTKQKTMESGLWDLVDIWNNPLEEPNHWSLIPLEEAQGPFLFIVGMDDHNWKSKFYAHIACRRLQAHGKDRPQFFAVKGACYFPLKTQIQHPSPG
- the LOC110541324 gene encoding acyl-coenzyme A thioesterase 5-like, producing the protein MMPTLSLEPAGRSCWDEPLGISVRGLAPGQPVTLRAALRDEKGALFRAHARYRADAHGQLDLARAPALGGSFAGLEPMGLLWAMQPDRPFWRLIKRDVQTPFVLELDVLDGHEPDGGRLLAKAEHERHFLAPGVRRVPVREGRVRATLFLPPGKGPFPGIMDLFGIGRGLLEYRASLLAGKGFAVMALAYYNYDDLPKDMDVIHLEYFEEAVNYLLSHPQVKGPGIGLLGISRGADFCLCMATFLKGITAAVIINGSVANSGKILRYKDQTLLPVGTDISRIKVTKEGLKDIVDVLNVPLEGADLKSIIPVERSDTTFLFLVGQDDHNWRSEFYAREASKRLQAHGKEEPQIICYPDTGHNIEPPYFPWCKASLHSFYNIVVIFGGEPRAHAMAQVDAWQQLQTFFHKHLGGEDRTVPAKL
- the LOC110563088 gene encoding acyl-coenzyme A thioesterase 6-like isoform X1, translated to MEATLVLEPAGRSCWDEPLGISVRGLAPGQPVTLRAALRDEKGALFRAHARYRADAHGQLDLARAPALGGSFAGLEPMGLLWAMQPDRPFWRLVKRDVQTPFVLELDVLDGHEPDGGRLLAKAGHERHFLAPGVRRVPVREGQVRATLFLPPGEDQFPGVIDLFGSGGGLCEYRASLLAGHGFAVLALAYFRFEDLPEYLSDVRLEYFAEALAFMLRHPQVKGPNIGLLGFSKGGDLCLSMAAFLKDNITATVLINTCVANTIVPLHYKGLFVPDLGCDPTKQKTMESGLWDLVDIWNNPLEEPNHWSLIPLEEAQGPFLFIVGMDDHNWKSKFYAHIACRRLQAHGKDRPQVIYYADTGHCIDPPYFPPSIVSVHSVLGEAVFYGGEPSAHSRAQVDAWQQIQAFFRKYLSGENPVKRSKI